One window of Akkermansia biwaensis genomic DNA carries:
- a CDS encoding methyltransferase domain-containing protein, with product MNSICSQKPEVAGLWIGETLPPLAELCIRSYLSHGIPFRLFTYRNYENIPEGTMVQNASEVIPEELVFQHDNGSLAPFADWFRNTWLERKGGFWTDLDVACLSPNLPEQLPWFAEQEPGLIAVGVIGFPPHHPVMECLREVSEDPAAPMPWDTPGELVAKRQFKIDFPDPALRRKHAMWGNAGPEGFTRTLSYFQLLDMADSSLSIYPLHYTVWRNCYNGAVKLDSPALRNSWAIHLWGELLRREPDTLENVHKESIVGQLLDLHMPRPSVPTSSGNKKKVSILVGICTCANAEKKRETIRKTWMAQSVAGIECRFFLGRREALEREEDAIPLWVNDDDDHLPEKVLAFFRYALEYYDFDWLFKCDDNTYVALDRLAELADDQYDLIGDSSLKAKGAPSGRAGYFLSRSMVENIVAYSDIPSTGAENLIFGELVQRLGARTLASDRLNMNTTPYPMKDNDVVTARWSPPEHFQGTENFRDFFPVTVYEGRHAHWTDSLLFYRDGTFRREKTGCSGKYIAYGSKKLTLKWSDWPEEILVRDGENYSGLSLTLSRKPGQPDLAAVLYQGQESGNLNELFSGMLLIQMGCGANILPGWINLDLPQYDITRPLPWEDECVDAYFLEHVIEHVLPAEAYGFFMEAWRTLKPGGVLRLAFPDLLRIAKQSTPEYISFLQKKKWGDGSPGSAVRNIIVNHHHKAIWTIDTMVAVLKSLGYEVSICSLGKSSHSHLQGIESHASQLGQAFNELETSCVEAMKPFHS from the coding sequence ATGAATTCCATCTGTTCTCAAAAACCAGAAGTCGCCGGTCTCTGGATCGGTGAAACCCTGCCGCCCCTGGCGGAATTATGCATCCGTTCCTACCTGAGCCACGGTATTCCGTTCCGGCTGTTCACTTACCGGAATTATGAAAACATTCCCGAAGGGACCATGGTGCAGAATGCCTCGGAGGTCATTCCCGAAGAACTGGTTTTCCAGCACGACAACGGCAGCCTTGCACCGTTTGCAGACTGGTTCCGCAATACGTGGCTTGAGAGAAAAGGAGGGTTTTGGACAGATCTGGACGTCGCCTGTCTTTCCCCAAACCTGCCGGAACAGCTTCCATGGTTTGCAGAGCAGGAACCCGGGCTGATTGCGGTGGGAGTGATCGGTTTTCCTCCCCACCACCCCGTTATGGAATGCCTGAGAGAGGTCTCGGAAGATCCGGCCGCTCCCATGCCCTGGGATACTCCCGGCGAACTGGTAGCCAAACGGCAGTTCAAAATTGATTTCCCGGATCCGGCTCTCCGCCGTAAACATGCCATGTGGGGGAATGCGGGACCGGAAGGTTTTACCCGGACTCTTTCCTATTTCCAATTGCTAGACATGGCCGATTCAAGTTTAAGCATTTATCCTCTGCATTACACAGTCTGGAGGAATTGCTACAACGGAGCCGTCAAGCTCGATAGCCCCGCTTTGCGGAATTCCTGGGCCATCCATTTGTGGGGCGAGCTGCTCCGGCGCGAACCTGACACGCTGGAAAACGTCCACAAGGAAAGCATTGTGGGGCAATTACTGGATTTGCACATGCCACGGCCCTCCGTTCCAACCTCATCCGGGAACAAAAAAAAGGTATCCATTCTCGTGGGCATCTGTACTTGCGCTAACGCGGAGAAAAAAAGGGAGACCATCCGGAAGACATGGATGGCACAGAGTGTTGCCGGAATCGAATGCCGGTTCTTTCTCGGGAGAAGGGAGGCTCTGGAGAGGGAGGAGGACGCCATCCCTCTCTGGGTGAATGACGATGACGACCATCTGCCGGAAAAAGTCCTGGCTTTTTTCCGGTATGCCCTTGAATATTACGATTTCGACTGGTTGTTCAAGTGCGATGATAATACCTACGTCGCTCTGGACCGTCTGGCGGAATTGGCCGATGACCAATATGATCTGATTGGCGATTCGTCGTTGAAGGCAAAAGGGGCCCCCAGCGGAAGAGCGGGATATTTTCTTTCCAGAAGCATGGTGGAAAACATCGTCGCCTATTCCGATATTCCATCTACCGGAGCGGAAAATCTTATTTTTGGCGAACTGGTCCAGCGGCTGGGGGCAAGGACGCTTGCCAGCGATCGCCTGAACATGAATACCACTCCGTATCCGATGAAGGACAACGATGTGGTCACCGCACGCTGGTCCCCTCCCGAACATTTCCAAGGCACGGAAAATTTTCGGGATTTCTTCCCCGTCACGGTGTATGAAGGCAGGCATGCCCACTGGACGGATTCCCTGCTTTTTTACCGGGACGGCACTTTCCGGAGAGAAAAAACGGGGTGTTCAGGGAAATACATTGCCTATGGCTCAAAAAAATTGACCCTTAAATGGTCAGACTGGCCGGAAGAAATCCTGGTCCGCGACGGGGAAAATTATTCAGGGTTATCTCTTACTTTGTCAAGAAAGCCGGGGCAGCCTGATTTGGCAGCTGTTTTATATCAGGGGCAGGAGTCCGGAAATCTGAACGAACTTTTTTCCGGGATGCTTCTCATCCAGATGGGCTGCGGCGCCAACATACTCCCCGGCTGGATCAATCTGGATCTTCCCCAATACGACATTACGCGTCCCCTGCCCTGGGAGGACGAGTGCGTGGACGCCTATTTTCTGGAACACGTGATCGAACATGTTCTGCCGGCGGAAGCATATGGCTTTTTCATGGAGGCATGGCGCACCCTTAAACCGGGAGGAGTACTGCGGCTGGCTTTCCCGGATTTGCTCCGCATCGCCAAGCAGTCCACTCCCGAATATATCAGCTTCCTGCAGAAAAAAAAGTGGGGAGACGGCTCCCCGGGAAGTGCCGTCCGCAATATTATTGTGAACCACCATCACAAAGCCATCTGGACAATAGACACCATGGTTGCCGTTCTCAAATCCCTGGGGTATGAGGTTTCCATCTGTTCCCTGGGCAAGTCTTCGCATTCCCATTTGCAGGGCATAGAATCGCATGCCTCCCAGCTGGGGCAGGCATTCAATGAGCTGGAAACATCCTGCGTGGAAGCGATGAAGCCTTTTCATTCCTAA
- a CDS encoding (deoxy)nucleoside triphosphate pyrophosphohydrolase: MTRLNVCCALITLSSAHGPLLLAAKKACGQSNGLLYEFPGGKLEAGEDARDAIVREIREELGCAIRPLCPLAPVLHREKDRTIRLIPFLCELEKGRLPIPLEHESLGFFSSRSLPSLPWAPADLPILKEWLDRNAR; encoded by the coding sequence ATGACCCGCCTGAACGTTTGCTGCGCCCTGATCACGCTGTCCTCCGCGCACGGCCCCCTGCTCCTGGCCGCTAAAAAGGCATGCGGACAATCAAACGGGCTGCTGTACGAATTCCCCGGCGGAAAACTGGAAGCCGGAGAAGACGCCCGCGATGCCATCGTGAGGGAAATACGGGAGGAACTCGGCTGCGCCATCCGCCCGCTGTGTCCGCTGGCTCCCGTCCTGCACCGGGAGAAAGACCGGACCATACGCCTTATCCCGTTTCTGTGCGAACTGGAGAAAGGCCGCCTGCCCATTCCCCTGGAGCACGAAAGCTTGGGATTCTTTTCCAGCCGTTCCCTCCCTTCCCTGCCCTGGGCGCCGGCGGACCTCCCCATTCTGAAGGAATGGCTAGACCGGAACGCCCGCTGA
- a CDS encoding metallophosphoesterase family protein — protein sequence MKIGIFSDIHDRTNHLEQAMHRMLRLGCGHFIFLGDCTTPESFRRLLELAQGLPLDAVPGNNDYDLLAMHQMAAASPAARLHPELAVITRYRMKLSLSHYPRYAWQEVRKGHVDAALYGHTHQALQEMAGNCLIANPGELQGRTGRLGFGILDTDSRTMNLHTLDFKTP from the coding sequence ATGAAGATAGGAATATTCTCCGACATACACGACCGTACGAACCATCTGGAGCAGGCTATGCACCGGATGCTCCGGCTGGGTTGCGGCCATTTCATTTTCCTGGGGGACTGCACCACTCCGGAGAGCTTCCGGCGCCTGCTTGAGCTGGCGCAGGGGCTTCCTCTGGACGCCGTACCGGGTAACAACGATTACGACCTTCTGGCCATGCACCAGATGGCGGCCGCATCCCCGGCGGCGCGGTTGCATCCCGAACTTGCCGTCATCACCCGGTACCGCATGAAGCTTTCCCTTTCCCACTATCCCAGGTACGCCTGGCAGGAAGTGCGCAAGGGGCATGTGGACGCCGCCCTTTACGGCCACACCCACCAGGCCCTGCAGGAAATGGCCGGAAATTGCTTGATCGCCAATCCAGGAGAATTGCAGGGCAGGACCGGCCGCCTGGGATTCGGCATCCTGGATACGGATTCTCGCACCATGAATCTTCATACGCTGGATTTCAAGACGCCATGA
- a CDS encoding RsmB/NOP family class I SAM-dependent RNA methyltransferase, which produces MSSQILKLAGKLGLSPDQEKDFLEAMQAGNRSRSALVITPKAPEDYVPPVPSDAVPRSWSHPRVIVLPERDAVAKPGSLPDYGQGFYYPLDLSSVWETAPLAHLPFRPERCLDMCASPGGKSILAQARVAPREHIANEVHPRRLGILRHNLLRCGFLNLYTQRLRPDQWAEQAPGCFDLILADAPCSGQSLLAKGIPNPGCFHAAATGGNAKRQRGILLAALQCLVPGGFLLYTTCTYAPEENERNVLYLLKRHPELETVSVPELEPFHSGLTEEACYRLMPFHGAGAGGFTCLLHKKGEKPPLPPLADELLAWPIHTMNSQVS; this is translated from the coding sequence GTGTCCTCCCAGATACTCAAACTTGCCGGCAAACTGGGACTTTCCCCGGACCAGGAAAAGGATTTTCTGGAGGCCATGCAGGCGGGGAACCGCTCCCGCAGCGCCCTGGTCATCACCCCGAAGGCTCCGGAAGATTACGTTCCGCCCGTTCCGTCCGATGCCGTTCCCCGGTCCTGGAGCCATCCCCGCGTCATTGTTCTGCCGGAGAGGGATGCGGTAGCCAAACCCGGTTCCCTGCCGGATTACGGGCAGGGATTTTATTACCCTCTGGACCTTTCCTCCGTCTGGGAAACCGCTCCCCTGGCGCATCTGCCCTTCCGTCCGGAGCGCTGCCTGGACATGTGCGCCTCACCGGGCGGGAAAAGCATTCTGGCACAGGCACGGGTTGCTCCGCGGGAACACATCGCCAACGAGGTGCATCCCCGCCGGCTGGGCATCTTGCGGCACAACCTGCTGCGCTGCGGATTCCTGAACCTGTACACGCAGCGGCTGCGCCCGGACCAGTGGGCGGAACAGGCTCCGGGCTGTTTTGACCTTATCCTTGCGGACGCTCCGTGCAGCGGACAGTCCCTGCTCGCCAAGGGCATCCCCAATCCCGGATGTTTCCACGCAGCCGCTACAGGAGGGAATGCCAAGCGCCAGAGGGGCATCCTGCTGGCCGCCCTGCAATGCCTGGTTCCCGGCGGTTTCCTGCTGTACACCACCTGTACCTACGCCCCGGAGGAGAATGAACGCAACGTGCTGTACCTGCTGAAGAGGCATCCGGAACTGGAGACCGTTTCCGTGCCGGAATTGGAGCCTTTCCATTCCGGCCTGACGGAGGAAGCCTGCTACCGCCTCATGCCTTTCCACGGCGCCGGAGCCGGAGGCTTCACCTGCCTGCTGCACAAGAAAGGGGAAAAGCCTCCCCTGCCCCCCCTGGCGGATGAGTTGCTCGCGTGGCCCATCCATACCATGAACTCCCAAGTATCATGA